A single region of the Streptomyces sp. AM 4-1-1 genome encodes:
- a CDS encoding disulfide bond formation protein DsbA: MTGTTAEAGWSVDFWLDPACPLTRHTARWIAQVADQVVLQVRWRVMSLAVLNEHRDDDPEGDPHGYLWIPARIAAAVQTEHGHTALGTFYAALWTEPDGTAREWIGDIDEALHRSGLPTALTEAGTATDYDQALRASHHAGVDQIDAQIGTPVLAITTPDGTQRAIFGPVLNATPARADAIRLWEATLLMASVSTFRELKA, encoded by the coding sequence ATGACCGGCACAACCGCCGAGGCAGGCTGGAGTGTCGACTTCTGGCTCGACCCGGCCTGCCCGCTCACCCGCCACACCGCACGCTGGATCGCCCAGGTCGCCGACCAGGTAGTGCTCCAGGTGCGCTGGCGGGTGATGAGCTTGGCGGTGCTCAACGAGCATCGCGACGACGACCCCGAAGGCGACCCGCACGGCTACCTGTGGATTCCCGCCCGCATCGCGGCGGCCGTCCAGACCGAGCACGGACATACCGCACTCGGCACGTTCTACGCCGCACTGTGGACCGAGCCTGACGGCACCGCGCGCGAATGGATCGGCGACATCGACGAAGCCCTGCACCGCAGCGGCCTGCCCACCGCGCTCACCGAGGCCGGTACCGCCACCGACTACGACCAGGCACTGCGCGCCTCGCACCACGCCGGCGTCGACCAAATCGATGCCCAGATCGGCACCCCCGTCTTGGCCATCACCACACCCGACGGCACCCAACGAGCAATTTTCGGCCCCGTCCTCAACGCCACCCCTGCGCGAGCAGACGCCATCCGCCTCTGGGAAGCCACCCTACTGATGGCCAGCGTCTCGACATTCCGCGAACTCAAGGCGTGA
- a CDS encoding recombinase family protein, translated as MANLVYKRVSTDQQSTARQNLVLAEAGIEDPVTFEEEAGTSSRLHPLQRPKFGELLAYAGPGDAVHISEMFRLVRGTQHVLDVLDVLHRNCLALRIHDGAFSAMDLTARHPRTGELLSTVKFMVQTLAAVGELQRDLQRELTYDGLRAAEAKGNKGGRRPAIKTEKTDAVRTRYLEGRSIAALAREHDVSRGAIRTAVADLMPEHVVADDGTPTPELPIALDMPGKVADFLRATELDDAERAALDQGVTVRRGQGYTLRVTAVPAVHRQLLARCQPLDGTHGTPAIPAQRKARREYENRVSALPAASLR; from the coding sequence ATGGCCAATCTGGTCTACAAGCGGGTGTCGACCGACCAGCAGTCGACCGCCCGTCAGAACCTCGTCCTCGCCGAGGCCGGGATCGAGGACCCGGTGACGTTCGAGGAGGAGGCTGGCACCTCCAGCCGCCTTCACCCGCTCCAGCGCCCGAAGTTCGGCGAGTTGCTCGCGTACGCGGGACCAGGCGACGCCGTGCACATCTCGGAGATGTTCCGCCTCGTGCGCGGTACCCAGCACGTCCTCGATGTGCTCGACGTTCTGCACCGCAACTGTCTCGCCCTGCGCATCCACGACGGCGCGTTCTCCGCGATGGACCTCACCGCCCGCCACCCGCGCACCGGAGAACTGCTGTCCACCGTGAAGTTCATGGTGCAGACCCTCGCGGCCGTCGGCGAACTACAACGTGACCTCCAGCGCGAGCTGACCTACGACGGGCTGCGGGCCGCCGAGGCCAAGGGCAACAAGGGCGGACGCCGCCCTGCCATCAAGACCGAGAAGACCGACGCCGTCCGCACCAGGTACCTGGAGGGCCGGTCCATCGCCGCCCTGGCCCGCGAGCACGACGTCAGCCGCGGTGCCATCCGCACGGCCGTCGCCGACCTCATGCCCGAACACGTCGTAGCCGACGATGGCACCCCGACCCCGGAGCTGCCGATCGCCCTCGACATGCCGGGCAAGGTCGCCGACTTCCTCCGCGCGACCGAACTGGACGACGCCGAGCGGGCTGCGCTCGACCAGGGCGTGACCGTACGACGAGGCCAGGGTTACACGCTGCGCGTCACTGCCGTGCCCGCGGTCCACCGCCAACTCCTCGCCCGCTGCCAGCCCCTCGACGGCACTCATGGCACCCCGGCGATCCCGGCACAGCGCAAGGCCCGCCGCGAGTACGAGAACCGCGTCAGCGCACTTCCGGCTGCCAGCCTGCGTTGA
- a CDS encoding site-specific integrase — protein MVDSRTRLLSVVRPGAGGDADGPAEEPVLEPGLADVVTLQRRQSAALTDGDEESFFLDTVAEYQWARDAAGLAATTLDRLVKPVIEICQHYDLVPWRLTPRQVDRYFAGPGKRGRSTVRQKMNQIDHYFVFLEQRYAGEIARRFGAAVESPIDPFNRPKHRGDFGLRVPPSQRATREFFARWRNSLEDARKPVIARRDYVMGKLTYISGVRAAELCGVCMGDVHWESGQWGRFLVNGKGAHGSGPRQREAYLFQEGRDLLWWYVEEVRGEFSDDPDDPRAPLFPSERLPSAVLALNMPTPGIAVTPSTFRKALKTAGQRFLTGPVTHLHPHLLRHAAATHNYERGMSLWEVQKMLGHDRPTTTVSYLATAHADPETASLAASGRAVQRLVMDKGNLR, from the coding sequence GTGGTGGATTCCAGGACACGCCTACTGTCCGTCGTACGGCCCGGCGCCGGCGGCGACGCGGACGGCCCTGCCGAGGAGCCGGTGCTGGAGCCGGGCCTGGCGGACGTCGTCACGCTGCAGCGGCGCCAGTCGGCCGCCCTCACCGACGGGGATGAGGAGTCGTTCTTCCTGGACACCGTCGCCGAGTACCAGTGGGCCCGGGACGCTGCCGGGCTGGCCGCGACGACGCTGGACCGTCTGGTCAAGCCGGTCATCGAGATCTGCCAGCACTACGACTTGGTGCCGTGGCGGCTCACTCCGCGGCAGGTCGACCGGTACTTCGCCGGGCCGGGCAAGCGCGGCCGGTCCACGGTCCGGCAGAAGATGAACCAGATCGACCACTACTTCGTGTTCCTCGAACAGCGCTATGCCGGAGAGATCGCCCGCCGGTTCGGGGCGGCCGTCGAGTCGCCCATCGACCCGTTCAACCGGCCGAAGCACCGCGGGGATTTCGGGTTGCGGGTGCCGCCGTCGCAACGGGCCACCCGGGAGTTCTTCGCCCGCTGGCGCAACTCGTTGGAGGACGCCCGCAAGCCCGTCATTGCCCGTCGCGACTACGTGATGGGCAAGCTCACCTACATCTCCGGTGTGCGGGCCGCCGAGCTGTGCGGCGTGTGCATGGGGGACGTGCACTGGGAGTCCGGCCAGTGGGGCCGTTTCCTCGTCAACGGCAAGGGCGCCCACGGCTCCGGTCCCCGGCAACGGGAGGCATACCTGTTCCAGGAGGGCCGTGACCTCCTGTGGTGGTACGTCGAGGAGGTCCGAGGTGAGTTCAGCGACGATCCGGACGACCCGAGGGCACCGTTGTTCCCCTCCGAGCGTCTGCCGTCGGCGGTCTTGGCGCTGAACATGCCGACGCCGGGCATCGCGGTGACCCCGTCGACCTTCCGCAAGGCACTGAAGACGGCCGGACAGCGGTTCCTCACCGGCCCGGTCACGCATCTACATCCCCACCTGCTGAGACATGCTGCGGCGACGCACAACTACGAGCGTGGGATGTCGCTGTGGGAGGTTCAGAAAATGCTCGGGCACGACCGGCCAACGACCACGGTGTCGTACCTTGCTACCGCCCACGCCGACCCGGAGACGGCGAGCTTGGCCGCCTCGGGGCGGGCGGTGCAGCGACTCGTGATGGACAAGGGGAATCTGCGGTGA
- a CDS encoding Tn3 family transposase, producing MEGFGGFAGQYEQIEKVSAHHGNFWEVLLYGQLGRDRSVMFDLGEKLEFTTTSEDGRVLAALAHAMRNESARGEYISALGENGKTVDISFATQNWRKAVLDKTRPGRFVRKHFEAMVFTHLAEELRTGDVAVVGSEEYADWSEQLLAWEDIQEKLADCLVEVGLCEEGEAGTFDAASFRRQPEDKLRGAAAAADAGYPDNEGLVIDPETGIPSLKPHRSEGQRPSAKRLEQEVKARMSERTLMGIVARTAYWVEWWRRFGPPSGNDPKLKDPFGRYVLTTFVKGTNMGPYEAAKHIPGVSGHELSYVANRHFSIALLNEAVADLVNAHARLDISQAWGGGTAVAADGTHMDTYLNNLLAETSVRYGTGVGAGSPELSLAA from the coding sequence GTGGAGGGCTTCGGCGGGTTCGCGGGGCAGTACGAGCAGATCGAGAAGGTCTCCGCGCATCACGGCAACTTCTGGGAGGTGCTGCTGTACGGGCAGCTTGGCCGGGACCGGTCGGTGATGTTCGACCTGGGGGAGAAGCTGGAGTTCACCACCACGTCCGAGGACGGGCGGGTGCTGGCTGCGCTCGCGCACGCGATGCGCAACGAGAGCGCCCGTGGCGAGTACATCAGCGCGCTCGGCGAGAACGGCAAGACCGTCGACATTTCCTTCGCCACGCAGAACTGGCGCAAAGCCGTGCTCGACAAGACGCGGCCGGGCCGGTTCGTCCGCAAGCACTTCGAGGCGATGGTCTTCACCCACCTCGCCGAGGAGCTGCGCACCGGGGACGTCGCGGTGGTCGGCTCGGAGGAGTACGCCGACTGGTCCGAGCAGCTGCTCGCGTGGGAGGACATCCAGGAGAAGCTGGCCGACTGCCTGGTGGAGGTCGGACTGTGCGAGGAGGGCGAGGCCGGTACTTTCGACGCGGCGTCCTTCCGCCGGCAGCCGGAGGACAAGCTGCGCGGCGCCGCGGCGGCGGCGGATGCCGGGTATCCGGACAACGAGGGCCTGGTCATCGACCCGGAGACCGGCATCCCGTCGCTGAAGCCGCACCGTTCCGAGGGGCAGCGGCCCTCGGCGAAGCGCTTGGAGCAGGAGGTCAAGGCCCGGATGTCGGAGCGCACGCTGATGGGGATCGTGGCCCGTACCGCGTACTGGGTGGAGTGGTGGCGCCGTTTCGGCCCGCCCTCGGGAAACGACCCGAAGCTGAAGGACCCGTTCGGCCGGTACGTGCTCACCACGTTCGTCAAGGGCACCAACATGGGCCCGTACGAGGCGGCCAAGCATATCCCCGGGGTGTCCGGGCACGAGCTGTCGTACGTGGCCAACCGGCACTTCTCCATCGCGCTGCTCAACGAGGCCGTCGCCGACCTGGTCAACGCGCATGCCCGCCTGGACATCTCCCAGGCGTGGGGCGGCGGTACCGCCGTGGCGGCGGACGGCACCCACATGGACACCTACCTCAACAACCTGCTCGCCGAGACGAGCGTGCGGTACGGAACTGGAGTAGGAGCGGGTTCCCCGGAGCTCTCCCTCGCCGCGTAG
- a CDS encoding TetR family transcriptional regulator yields MSAKQTSSARNRTERAIMTASVHVWARDRAATLPQVAEAAEVGRTTLHRYFPERDGLLRAATEHALEAIGGAIAEADPDKGHPLDAMRRVIAALASASDAIMFVFGDQSLVRDVAPTPEPDLPTPHDPVIDLIRRGQAEGVFDDQLPAEWIQQVLWGVTYTAFEQVERGTLAKFDVTATVTRTLEQGITATAGARPGSGRKP; encoded by the coding sequence ATGAGTGCGAAGCAGACCTCCAGTGCCCGGAATCGAACTGAACGGGCCATTATGACTGCCTCGGTGCATGTTTGGGCGCGCGACCGGGCAGCCACGTTGCCCCAGGTCGCCGAGGCCGCGGAAGTCGGCCGCACGACCCTGCACCGCTACTTCCCAGAACGCGACGGTCTGCTGCGCGCTGCCACCGAGCACGCCCTGGAAGCCATCGGTGGCGCCATCGCCGAAGCGGACCCCGACAAAGGACACCCGCTGGATGCCATGCGCCGTGTGATCGCGGCCCTGGCCTCGGCCAGCGATGCGATCATGTTCGTCTTCGGCGACCAGTCCCTGGTGCGCGATGTCGCCCCCACCCCCGAGCCCGACCTTCCGACACCGCACGACCCGGTGATCGACCTCATCCGCCGCGGGCAGGCCGAGGGCGTCTTCGACGACCAGCTCCCCGCCGAATGGATCCAGCAAGTCCTTTGGGGAGTGACCTACACCGCCTTCGAACAGGTCGAACGGGGCACCCTCGCCAAGTTCGACGTCACCGCGACCGTGACCCGCACACTGGAACAGGGGATCACCGCCACGGCCGGTGCACGTCCGGGATCGGGCCGGAAGCCATGA
- a CDS encoding ABC transporter permease encodes MPKLLHDTATVFSREITPELRSPISIVLAMGQPLLFLLLFGSMLVGTEADLGAGAGDVWQWFVPGIIVMMCLMGPLSAGHSMLSELTGGQMERFLVTPVSRTSLILGRTAKDTTTLFVQAILITTIAIPLGMKLHLTGALAAMVLLIVMAVGLSALSYILAIASRPSGNLFWMVTQMLIFPIMLLSGILLPVETAPGWLSTAAMINPITYIVDAARALFAGDFLDTSVLHGALAATVIATIGLGFSTRAMKRGL; translated from the coding sequence ATGCCTAAGCTCCTCCACGACACCGCCACGGTCTTCTCCCGCGAAATCACGCCCGAGCTTCGCTCCCCAATCAGCATCGTCCTCGCCATGGGGCAGCCTTTGCTGTTCCTCCTCCTGTTCGGCTCGATGCTCGTCGGCACCGAAGCCGATCTCGGGGCCGGTGCCGGCGACGTCTGGCAGTGGTTCGTCCCCGGCATCATCGTGATGATGTGCCTCATGGGGCCGCTCTCGGCCGGTCACAGCATGCTCAGCGAACTGACCGGGGGACAGATGGAACGCTTCCTCGTCACCCCCGTCAGCCGCACCTCGCTCATCCTCGGACGCACCGCCAAGGACACCACCACCCTGTTCGTCCAAGCGATTCTCATCACCACCATCGCCATCCCGCTGGGCATGAAACTCCACCTGACCGGCGCCCTGGCCGCCATGGTGCTGCTCATCGTCATGGCGGTCGGACTCAGCGCCCTGTCCTACATCCTGGCCATCGCCTCACGGCCCAGCGGCAACCTGTTCTGGATGGTCACCCAGATGCTGATCTTCCCGATCATGCTGCTCTCCGGCATCCTCCTGCCGGTCGAAACCGCACCCGGCTGGCTGAGCACGGCCGCCATGATCAACCCCATCACGTACATCGTCGACGCCGCCCGTGCCCTGTTCGCCGGCGACTTCCTCGACACCTCCGTGCTTCACGGCGCCCTCGCCGCAACGGTGATCGCCACCATCGGGCTGGGCTTCTCCACCCGCGCCATGAAACGCGGTCTTTGA
- a CDS encoding TIGR02391 family protein codes for MAKTLHPMWPPANVEAVCRVLASTDRPGLSGSEISKLLAMRGVADVNPTANKRDRLWAALMTKQQANQASNCIIRFINDAMAPGRFVHDSARFAALKDALNEPLALMALRVNDQGEVARATGASTLDEVAKLAGRLRTELNRRGIHPEIVKYCEEEILRKSLFHAVFEATKGVAERLRQMSKSNLDGSKLVDFCFSTKNPPPVVRINNFITETEISEHTGFANLLRGVFGTFRNPPAHTPRAAAGWTISEPDALDLFAMLSFMHRRLDGATV; via the coding sequence ATGGCGAAGACTCTGCACCCCATGTGGCCGCCCGCAAACGTCGAAGCCGTGTGCAGGGTCCTGGCCAGTACGGACCGGCCGGGGCTGAGCGGCTCGGAGATCAGCAAGTTGCTGGCGATGCGCGGGGTTGCGGACGTCAACCCGACCGCCAACAAGCGCGATCGGCTCTGGGCAGCCCTGATGACCAAGCAGCAGGCCAACCAGGCCAGCAACTGCATCATCCGGTTCATCAACGACGCGATGGCACCCGGGCGCTTTGTCCACGACTCGGCTCGCTTCGCCGCGCTCAAGGACGCGCTCAACGAGCCGCTGGCTCTCATGGCTCTGCGCGTCAATGACCAGGGTGAAGTCGCCCGAGCAACGGGTGCAAGCACCCTCGACGAGGTCGCCAAGCTGGCTGGCCGCTTGCGTACCGAGCTCAACCGCCGAGGCATTCATCCGGAAATTGTGAAGTACTGCGAGGAGGAAATCCTGCGCAAGTCCCTCTTCCACGCAGTGTTCGAGGCGACCAAGGGCGTGGCCGAGCGCCTCCGTCAAATGTCCAAGTCGAATCTCGATGGTTCCAAGCTCGTCGACTTCTGCTTCAGTACCAAGAATCCGCCGCCGGTGGTCCGCATCAACAACTTCATCACTGAAACCGAGATCAGCGAGCACACGGGGTTCGCCAACCTACTCAGGGGTGTTTTCGGCACCTTCCGGAACCCACCAGCACACACCCCCCGGGCCGCCGCCGGCTGGACTATCTCCGAGCCCGATGCCCTCGATCTGTTCGCCATGCTCTCCTTCATGCACCGGCGGCTTGACGGCGCCACTGTGTGA
- a CDS encoding helix-turn-helix transcriptional regulator, which yields MKWNLRWAAAKRDIWRPSDLLAAFQQVGFNPSLSKVAALWGGKPISVRLDDLDKMCAALNCTVAELLEAEPLAAADGGERETGKKAVGAEDEADRPVRPIPRKSQGRSRRSLPPN from the coding sequence GTGAAGTGGAATCTGCGCTGGGCGGCGGCCAAGCGGGACATCTGGCGGCCCAGCGACCTGCTGGCCGCGTTCCAACAGGTGGGCTTCAACCCGTCGTTGAGCAAGGTCGCCGCTTTGTGGGGCGGCAAGCCGATCTCGGTGCGGCTGGACGACCTGGACAAGATGTGCGCCGCGCTGAACTGCACGGTCGCCGAACTGCTGGAGGCCGAGCCGCTGGCCGCCGCCGACGGAGGAGAGCGGGAGACCGGCAAGAAGGCGGTCGGGGCCGAGGACGAAGCGGACCGGCCGGTCCGGCCGATCCCACGCAAGAGCCAGGGCCGCTCGCGCCGGTCGCTGCCGCCGAACTGA
- a CDS encoding ISL3 family transposase: MDVMDVNQLAQMVFAGISPLVIEDVVDEGERVVVRARTPQKTAPCPVCGASSGRVHGYHWQTVADVPVDGRRVVVRVRVRRLVCPTHGCRHTFREQVPGVLERYQRRTTRLTAQVKAVVKELAGRAGTRVLAILAVGLSRHTALRALLRIPLPTGRAPRVIGVDDFALRRRHRYATVVIDAETHERIDVLPDRTADTLEAWLREHRSVEIVCRDGSATYAEAIRRALPDAVQVGDRRHLWHNLCEAALSEIKAHSTCWATVLEAPLYDGPRARTTLERWHQIHDLLDQGVGLLECGRRLHLALNTVKRYARADRPERMLRVPKYRASLVDPYREHLRKRRADDPAVPVQHLFGEIKALGFTGCLNLLHKYINQGRADADRSHISARRLARMLLTRPDNLKAEHHDLLARLTAACPELTQLATHIRTFALLLKPQPENADALDRWVAQVRAADLPYLHAFTRALERDRDAVIAAFTLPYSNGPTEGVNTKTKRIARQMHGRAGFTLLRHRILLG; the protein is encoded by the coding sequence ATCGATGTGATGGATGTCAACCAGCTTGCGCAGATGGTATTTGCGGGGATATCTCCGCTGGTCATTGAGGATGTGGTCGACGAGGGCGAGCGGGTCGTGGTGAGGGCGCGGACTCCGCAGAAGACCGCGCCCTGCCCCGTGTGCGGGGCCTCGTCGGGGCGCGTTCACGGGTATCACTGGCAGACCGTGGCCGACGTACCGGTCGACGGCCGACGAGTGGTGGTCCGTGTACGGGTGCGGCGTCTGGTCTGTCCGACACACGGCTGCCGTCACACCTTCCGCGAGCAGGTGCCCGGGGTGCTGGAGCGTTATCAGCGACGCACCACCCGCCTGACCGCGCAGGTCAAGGCGGTAGTCAAGGAGTTAGCGGGCCGGGCAGGGACGCGCGTACTGGCGATACTCGCGGTAGGCCTGTCGCGTCACACGGCTCTGCGGGCCCTGTTGCGGATTCCGTTGCCCACGGGACGGGCGCCCCGCGTGATCGGCGTCGACGATTTCGCTCTGCGCCGGCGGCACCGCTATGCCACCGTGGTGATCGACGCCGAGACCCATGAGCGGATCGACGTGCTGCCCGACCGCACGGCTGACACTCTGGAAGCCTGGCTGCGCGAACATCGGAGCGTCGAGATCGTGTGCCGTGACGGCTCGGCGACCTACGCCGAGGCCATCCGCCGCGCTCTGCCCGATGCAGTGCAGGTCGGTGACCGCCGGCATTTATGGCACAACCTGTGCGAAGCCGCCCTGAGCGAGATCAAGGCGCACAGCACCTGCTGGGCCACCGTGCTGGAGGCGCCCCTGTATGACGGGCCCCGCGCACGGACCACCCTGGAGCGCTGGCACCAGATTCACGACCTCCTCGACCAGGGCGTGGGTCTCCTCGAGTGCGGCCGCCGTCTGCATCTGGCCCTGAATACCGTCAAACGCTATGCCCGAGCCGACCGGCCCGAGCGGATGCTCCGCGTCCCGAAATACCGCGCCAGCCTCGTCGATCCCTACCGCGAGCACCTGCGCAAACGCCGGGCTGACGACCCCGCCGTCCCCGTCCAGCACCTCTTCGGAGAGATCAAGGCCCTTGGCTTCACGGGCTGCCTCAACCTCCTGCACAAGTACATCAACCAAGGGCGCGCGGACGCCGACCGCAGCCATATCTCCGCACGCAGACTCGCCCGGATGCTCCTCACCAGGCCCGACAACCTCAAGGCCGAGCACCACGACCTCCTGGCCCGGCTCACCGCCGCCTGCCCCGAGTTGACCCAACTGGCAACCCACATCCGGACCTTCGCTCTACTTCTGAAGCCTCAGCCAGAAAACGCCGATGCACTCGACCGATGGGTCGCCCAGGTCCGCGCGGCCGATCTGCCGTATCTGCACGCCTTCACCCGCGCTCTCGAGCGAGACCGCGACGCTGTGATCGCCGCATTCACACTCCCGTACAGCAACGGCCCGACCGAGGGCGTCAACACCAAGACCAAGCGGATTGCCCGCCAGATGCACGGACGAGCAGGCTTCACCCTCCTTCGCCACCGCATCCTCCTCGGATAA
- a CDS encoding ATP-binding cassette domain-containing protein, whose translation MSGEKMIRAEGLRRTFKVGKGTIEAVRDVSFDVAAGELLALLGPNGAGKSTTLRMLTTLLPPTAGRVHIAGFDAAREPGRVRKAIGYVGQKNACGENHRIREELITQGRCYGLRLRDARRRADEVLEILGISDLAARVPGSFSGGQRRRVDIALGLIHNPSVLFLDEPTTGLDPHSRAGLWDQIQRLRREHGITILLTTHYLDEADQMAERIVIIDQGRVIANGTAAALKADLAGDWMHITTPDTDSARAAARVAGQMAGVSEVTAEGQTVHVRITDVDTALPAYLRLLHHDAITVTHACMRRPSLDDVFINLTGRRLEETGHAYETTSAEPIGATHA comes from the coding sequence ATGAGTGGAGAGAAGATGATCCGGGCCGAGGGTCTGCGTCGGACCTTCAAGGTGGGCAAGGGGACGATCGAGGCGGTGCGCGATGTCAGCTTTGACGTCGCGGCCGGTGAGCTGCTGGCGCTGCTCGGGCCGAACGGTGCGGGCAAGTCCACCACCTTGCGGATGCTGACCACGCTGCTGCCGCCCACTGCGGGCCGCGTGCACATCGCGGGCTTTGACGCGGCGCGCGAACCGGGCCGGGTGCGTAAGGCGATCGGCTACGTGGGACAGAAGAACGCCTGCGGGGAAAACCACCGCATCCGCGAGGAGCTCATCACCCAGGGGCGCTGCTACGGGCTCCGGCTTCGTGATGCGCGGCGCCGGGCCGACGAGGTTCTGGAGATCCTGGGCATCAGCGATCTTGCCGCCCGCGTCCCCGGCAGCTTCTCGGGCGGGCAGCGACGGCGCGTGGACATCGCCCTCGGGCTCATACACAACCCGAGCGTGCTCTTCCTCGACGAACCCACCACGGGCCTCGATCCCCACAGCCGCGCTGGCCTCTGGGATCAGATCCAACGCCTGCGCCGCGAGCACGGCATCACGATCCTGCTGACCACCCACTACCTCGACGAAGCCGACCAGATGGCCGAGCGGATTGTCATCATCGACCAAGGGCGGGTCATCGCCAACGGCACCGCGGCCGCTCTCAAGGCCGACCTGGCCGGCGACTGGATGCACATCACGACGCCGGATACCGACTCGGCACGTGCCGCCGCACGCGTGGCCGGTCAGATGGCCGGCGTCTCCGAGGTCACGGCCGAAGGGCAGACAGTGCACGTGCGGATCACCGATGTTGACACCGCCCTACCTGCCTACCTGCGGCTGCTGCACCACGACGCGATCACGGTCACGCACGCCTGCATGCGCCGACCGTCCCTCGACGACGTCTTCATCAACCTCACCGGCCGCAGGCTCGAAGAAACCGGCCACGCCTACGAGACCACCAGCGCCGAGCCGATCGGAGCCACCCATGCCTAA
- a CDS encoding Tn3 family transposase: MPLWSIGSGFGCNLRAESANPRASKAGGIAYHHISDTYIALFTHFIPCGVWEAVYIIEGLLKNTSEVKPTTVHADTQGQSVPVFALAHLLGFDLMPRIRNWKGLTFYRPSKQSEYVHIDSLFGEAGKNVIDWDLIESQFRHLMRVAVSVREGAISSSTLLKRLRSGSHKNSTYTAFREVGRVIRTVQLLRYLSDAPLRRRVTAATNKVSRSTGSPSGSASVTRGSSPTTTPSSRRRR, translated from the coding sequence GTGCCACTGTGGTCAATAGGGAGCGGGTTCGGGTGCAATTTGCGCGCAGAATCCGCGAACCCGCGCGCTTCCAAGGCGGGCGGGATCGCCTACCATCACATCTCGGACACCTATATCGCGCTGTTCACGCACTTCATCCCGTGCGGGGTGTGGGAGGCCGTCTACATCATCGAGGGCCTCCTCAAGAACACCTCCGAGGTCAAGCCGACAACCGTGCACGCCGACACCCAGGGCCAGAGCGTGCCGGTTTTCGCCTTGGCGCATCTGCTGGGCTTCGATCTGATGCCCAGGATCAGGAACTGGAAGGGCCTGACCTTCTATCGCCCGTCCAAGCAGAGCGAGTACGTGCACATCGACTCCCTGTTCGGGGAGGCGGGTAAGAACGTCATCGACTGGGATCTGATCGAGTCCCAGTTCCGGCACCTGATGCGGGTCGCTGTCTCCGTGCGTGAGGGCGCCATCTCCTCGTCGACGCTGCTGAAGCGGCTGCGGTCGGGCTCGCACAAGAACTCCACCTACACCGCGTTCCGTGAGGTCGGCCGTGTGATCCGCACGGTGCAGCTGCTGCGCTACCTCTCGGACGCGCCGCTTCGCCGGCGGGTGACCGCGGCGACGAACAAGGTGAGTCGTTCAACCGGTTCTCCCAGTGGGTCGGCTTCGGTAACCAGGGGGTCCTCGCCGACAACGACCCCATCGAGCAGGAGAAGGCGATGA